From a region of the Triticum aestivum cultivar Chinese Spring chromosome 7D, IWGSC CS RefSeq v2.1, whole genome shotgun sequence genome:
- the LOC123167133 gene encoding alpha carbonic anhydrase 7 yields the protein MRSSRDLRLAVLLLLFSASVLLPVARAQQETEEEEEFSYSLDAENGPAHWGDIKEEWSACGKGNMQSPIDLASPRVSLVRGLGYLNHSYHPANATIVNRGHDIMLKFEGDAGSVSIGGTPYFLRQLHWHSPTEHSVNGRRYDMELHMFHESAQGKAAVIGVFYEIGAHDAFLHKLEPYLEMIADRKDREEKMGMMDPRGARGKASVYYRYVGSLTTPPCAEGVIWTIVKRVRTVSRHQLELLREAVHDDMEKNARPRQEVNSRDISMFRPFEQNRH from the exons ATGCGTTCATCTCGGGACCTCCGGCTCgccgtgctcctcctcctcttctcggCGTCCGTCCTCCTCCCGGTAGCCAGAGCCCAGCAGgaaaccgaggaggaggaggagttcagctACTCGCTGGACGCGGAGAATGGGCCTGCGCACTGGGGCGACATCAAGGAGGAGTGGTCCGCATGCGGCAAGGGCAACATGCAGTCGCCCATCGACCTCGCCAGCCCGCGCGTCTCCCTCGTGCGCGGCCTCGGCTACCTCAACCACTCCTACCACCCTGCCAACGCCACCATCGTCAACCGCGGCCACGACATCATGCTCAAGTTCGAGGGCGACGCCGGGAGCGTCTCCATCGGCGGCACGCCCTACTTCCTCCGGCAGCTGCACTGGCACTCCCCCACCGAGCACAGCGTCAACGGCCGCCGGTACGACATGGAGCTCCACATGTTCCACGAGAGCGCTCAGGGCAAGGCCGCCGTGATCGGCGTCTTCTATGAGATTGGTGCCCATGACGCCTTCCTGCACAAG CTGGAGCCATACCTGGAGATGATAGCGGATCGCAAGGACAGAGAGGAGAAGATGGGCATGATGGATCCCAGGGGCGCCAGAGGAAAGGCCAGCGTGTACTATCGCTACGTGGGCTCCCTCACCACCCCACCCTGCGCGGAAGGGGTCATCTGGACCATCGTCAAGAGG GTGCGCACTGTGTCGAGGCACCAGCTGGAGCTTCTCAGGGAGGCCGTTCACGAC GACATGGAGAAGAACGCGAGGCCCCGTCAGGAGGTGAACAGCAGAGATATCAGCATGTTCCGACCTTTTGAGCAAAATAGACATTGA